In one Bacteroides intestinalis DSM 17393 genomic region, the following are encoded:
- the greA gene encoding transcription elongation factor GreA has protein sequence MAYMSEDGYKKLMAELKELETVERPKISAAIAEARDKGDLSENAEYDAAKEAQGMLEMKINKLKTIIADAKIIDESKLKTDSVQILNKVELKNVKNGMKMTYTIVSESEANLKEGKISVNTPIAQGLLGKKVGEVAEIKVPQGMVNLEVMNISF, from the coding sequence ATGGCTTATATGTCAGAAGATGGCTACAAGAAATTGATGGCCGAACTGAAAGAATTGGAGACGGTAGAACGTCCTAAGATTTCGGCTGCAATAGCCGAAGCACGTGATAAAGGTGACCTGTCGGAGAATGCAGAGTATGATGCTGCCAAAGAGGCTCAGGGCATGCTTGAGATGAAAATCAATAAATTGAAGACGATTATAGCAGATGCCAAGATTATTGATGAGTCTAAGCTGAAAACAGACTCCGTGCAGATATTGAACAAGGTAGAACTGAAGAACGTGAAGAACGGCATGAAGATGACCTACACTATCGTTTCGGAAAGCGAAGCCAACCTGAAAGAAGGTAAGATTTCTGTTAACACGCCCATTGCACAAGGCTTACTTGGTAAGAAGGTAGGTGAGGTAGCCGAGATCAAAGTACCGCAGGGTATGGTTAACCTTGAAGTAATGAACATATCATTTTAA
- a CDS encoding HIT family protein — protein MATIFSRIIAGEIPSYKVAEDDKFFAFLDINPLVKGHTLVVPKQEVDYIFDLSDEDLAAMHVFAKKVARAIEKAFPCKKVGEAVIGLEVPHAHIHLIPIQKESDMLFSNPKLKLSDEEFKAIAEAIRTAL, from the coding sequence ATGGCAACAATATTCAGTAGAATTATCGCAGGTGAAATACCGAGCTATAAGGTGGCAGAGGATGATAAATTCTTTGCGTTTCTGGACATCAATCCGTTGGTGAAAGGTCATACGTTGGTCGTTCCCAAACAGGAAGTGGATTATATCTTCGATTTGAGTGACGAAGACTTGGCAGCAATGCATGTTTTCGCCAAGAAAGTGGCACGTGCCATCGAGAAAGCTTTTCCTTGTAAGAAAGTGGGTGAAGCAGTGATTGGCTTAGAAGTACCTCATGCGCATATACATCTCATTCCTATCCAGAAAGAATCGGATATGCTGTTCTCTAATCCGAAGCTGAAGCTTTCTGATGAAGAATTTAAAGCAATTGCCGAAGCGATTCGTACAGCACTCTAA
- a CDS encoding mannose-1-phosphate guanylyltransferase has protein sequence MTTNKDNFCVIMGGGIGSRFWPFSRKTLPKQFLDFFGTGRSLLQQTFDRFNKVIPTENILIVTNDLYADLVKEQLPELNPEQILLEPTRRNTAPCIAWAAYHIRALNPNANIVVAPSDHLILKEGEFLAAIERGLSFVSQSEKLLTLGIKPNRPETGYGYIQIAEQSGDNFYKVKTFTEKPELELAKVFVESGEFYWNSGLFMWNVNSVIKAVEALLPELASKLVPGKDVYGTPAEKAFIDENFPACPNVSVDFGIMEKADNVYVSLGDFGWSDLGTWGSLYDLSPKDEEGNVTLKCQSLLYNSKGNVVVLPENKLAVIDGLEGYLIAESDNVLLICKKDEEHSIRKYVNDAQIKLGEDYI, from the coding sequence ATGACAACAAATAAGGATAACTTCTGCGTTATCATGGGTGGAGGTATCGGTAGCCGATTCTGGCCATTCAGTCGAAAAACGCTCCCAAAACAGTTTCTAGACTTCTTTGGTACAGGCAGATCACTGCTTCAACAAACCTTCGACCGCTTCAACAAAGTTATTCCTACGGAGAACATACTTATTGTTACAAACGACCTGTATGCCGACCTCGTAAAGGAGCAACTGCCCGAATTGAATCCTGAACAGATATTACTGGAACCTACACGTAGAAATACAGCTCCGTGCATTGCATGGGCAGCCTATCACATCCGCGCATTGAACCCGAATGCAAATATTGTGGTAGCCCCATCCGACCATTTGATTCTGAAAGAGGGTGAATTCCTTGCTGCTATCGAAAGGGGCTTATCTTTCGTATCACAATCTGAAAAACTACTTACCCTCGGCATCAAACCAAATCGTCCTGAAACAGGCTATGGCTATATACAGATAGCCGAACAAAGCGGAGATAATTTCTACAAAGTGAAAACCTTCACCGAAAAACCGGAGTTAGAATTAGCTAAAGTATTCGTAGAAAGTGGAGAATTTTATTGGAATTCCGGACTCTTTATGTGGAATGTAAACTCTGTCATTAAAGCTGTAGAAGCATTACTTCCCGAACTGGCTTCTAAATTGGTTCCGGGTAAAGACGTATATGGCACTCCAGCCGAAAAGGCCTTTATTGATGAGAACTTCCCTGCATGCCCCAATGTCTCCGTTGATTTTGGCATCATGGAAAAGGCCGACAATGTATATGTTTCATTAGGAGATTTCGGTTGGTCCGACTTAGGAACATGGGGCTCTCTTTACGATCTGTCCCCAAAAGATGAGGAAGGAAATGTGACGCTGAAATGCCAGTCATTATTATACAACAGCAAAGGAAATGTTGTAGTACTCCCAGAAAATAAGCTCGCTGTCATCGATGGACTGGAAGGTTATCTTATTGCCGAGTCAGACAATGTGCTGCTCATCTGCAAAAAAGACGAAGAACATTCCATCCGTAAATATGTAAACGATGCACAAATAAAATTAGGTGAAGATTATATTTAA